In a genomic window of Muntiacus reevesi chromosome 1, mMunRee1.1, whole genome shotgun sequence:
- the LOC136145123 gene encoding olfactory receptor 11A1-like: MVTLPWENQTVVEFVLKGFSSIPELNIFLFMMFLTLYILIISGNTLIVLLVLFSSPLHTPMYFFLVNLSFLEMWYTSNIVPKMLLIILARRKTISVAGCLAQFYFFGSLAATECLLLAVMSYDRYLAICQPLHYPILMTGPFCIRLAASSWLCCFLLTTITMAPLSRLTFCGPSEIDHFFCDFAPLVHLSCMDTSLTETIAYATSSAVTLIPLLFITASYSCILAAILRIPSGTGRQKALSTCSSHLTVVMVFYGTLIATYLVPSANSSQLLRKGFSLLYTILTPMFNPIIYSLRNRDIHEALKKCLSKKPGFLR; this comes from the coding sequence ATGGTGACCCTGCCCTGGGAAAACCAAACAGTAGTGGAATTTGTGCTTAAAGGATTCTCTTCCATCCCAGagctaaatatttttctctttatgatgtttttaactttatatatCTTAATTATTTCTGGAAACACCCTCATTGTCCTGCTAGTTTTATTCAGCAGTCCCCTCCACACCcctatgtacttcttcctggTGAATTTGTCCTTCCTAGAGATGTGGTATACGTCCAACATTGTCCCCAAGATGCTGCTGATTATCCTAGCCAGACGGAAGACTATCTCTGTGGCTGGCTGCCTGGCACAGTTCTACTTCTTTGGCTCCCTAGCTGCAACAGAGTGCCTCTTGCTTGCTGTGATGTCCTATGACCGCTACCTGGCCATCTGCCAACCTCTCCACTATCCCATTCTCATGACTGGCCCCTTCTGCATTAGGCTGGCTGCCAGCTCTTGGCTCTGCTGCTTCCTTCTCACAACAATCACGATGGCCCCACTGTCTAGACTAACCTTCTGCGGACCCAGTGAAATTGATCACTTCTTTTGTGACTTCGCCCCTCTGGTCCATCTCTCCTGCATGGACACCTCACTGACTGAGACGATTGCCTATGCCACCTCTTCGGCAGTGACTCTGATCCCACTTCTCTTCATCACAGCCTCCTACTCCTGCATTCTTGCTGCTATACTAAGAATTCCATCTGGCACTGGCCGGCAAAAGGCCTTGTCCACTTGCTCCTCCCACCTCACCGTGGTCATGGTGTTTTACGGGACACTGATTGCCACATACCTTGTACCCTCAGCCAACTCTTCCCAACTCTTGCGCAAAGGATTTTCTCTGCTTTATACCATCCTAACACCAATGTTCAACCCTATCATCTATAGCCTGAGAAACAGAGACATCCATGAAGCCCTGAAGAAGTGCTTGAGTAAGAAGCCAGGTTTCCTTAGAtga